A genomic region of Zygotorulaspora mrakii chromosome 7, complete sequence contains the following coding sequences:
- the SEC28 gene encoding coatomer subunit epsilon (similar to Saccharomyces cerevisiae SEC28 (YIL076W); ancestral locus Anc_7.278): protein MNYFTIKQAYYTGNFPQTLQEIAKFNKISDDTLLFYKHSASLKLGQLTQDLGSSNLDKAFAAYKVFLETREISQLEKTVSIETGSPFELYLFASAQAIREDFEAGLQICVSGIDSDEQLGTPELLLLAVEISLMNNQFSTATTILENYTSANEDEISGEDELILNLAESYVKFATNQETTRSNFYYFEELSQTFPTWKTQLGLLNMHLQQNNVPEAQSIVDVLESEYYTEEQKDLAKLYRPSFLASKITLSILQNSQDTQPLRSELATLDPANVFCKKHNETQAKFDEVVAKYSS from the coding sequence ATGAATTACTTCACAATTAAGCAAGCATATTATACTGGAAACTTTCCACAAACTCTACAGGAAATTGCCAAGttcaataaaatttctgatGACACGTTATTGTTCTACAAACATAGTGCGAGCTTGAAATTGGGACAATTGACTCAAGATCTAGGCTCCAGCAATCTCGATAAAGCTTTTGCTGCCTATAAGGTGTTTTTGGAGACTAGAGAGATTTCTCAATTAGAGAAAACAGTTTCTATTGAAACTGGTTCTCCATTTGAACTATATCTTTTTGCCAGCGCACAAGCTATACGGGAGGACTTTGAAGCCGGCCTGCAAATTTGTGTTTCCGGTATCGATAGTGACGAACAGTTGGGTACTCCAGAACTATTACTATTAGCAGTCGAGATCTCATTGATGAACAATCAGTTTTCTACTGCTACGACCATTCTCGAAAACTACACAAGCGCGAACGAGGATGAGATATCTGGCGAGGACGAACTCATCTTAAATCTTGCTGAATCATATGTTAAGTTTGCAACTAACCAAGAGACAACAAGATCAAATTTCTACTATTTCGAGGAACTGTCCCAAACTTTCCCAACTTGGAAGACTCAGCTAGGTCTTTTGAACATGCATTTGCAACAAAATAACGTTCCGGAGGCTCAATCAATCGTGGACGTCTTGGAATCAGAATACTATACTGAGGAGCAAAAAGATTTGGCTAAATTATACAGACCGTCTTTCCTCGCTAGTAAGATCACACTATCTATTTTGCAAAACAGTCAAGATACTCAACCATTAAGATCTGAATTAGCCACCTTAGACCCAGCGAACGTTTTCTGCAAGAAGCACAATGAAACGCAGGCAAAATTCGATGAAGTGGTCGCTAAATACAGCTCCTGA
- the GLC7 gene encoding type 1 serine/threonine-protein phosphatase catalytic subunit GLC7 (similar to Saccharomyces cerevisiae GLC7 (YER133W); ancestral locus Anc_8.159) yields the protein METPAVDVDNIIDRLLEVRGSKPGQQVDLEEHEIRYLCSKARSIFIKQPILLELEAPIKICGDIHGQYYDLLRLFEYGGFPPESNYLFLGDYVDRGKQSLETICLLLAYKIKYPENFFILRGNHECASINRIYGFYDECKRRYNIKLWKTFTDCFNCLPIAAIIDEKIFCMHGGLSPDLNSMEQIRRVMRPTDIPDVGLLCDLLWSDPDKDIVGWSENDRGVSFTFGPDVVNRFLQKQDMELICRAHQVVEDGYEFFSKRQLVTLFSAPNYCGEFDNAGAMMSVDESLLCSFQILKPAQKSLPRQQGSRKKK from the coding sequence ATGGAGACACCTGCGGTTGATGTGGATAACATTATCGACAGATTATTAGAGGTGAGAGGGTCGAAGCCTGGACAGCAGGTGGACTTGGAAGAGCACGAGATCAGATATCTGTGTTCTAAGGCCAGATCTATCTTCATCAAACAGCCAATCTTGCTGGAGTTAGAGGCCCCTATCAAAATATGTGGGGATATCCACGGCCAGTACTACGATCTGTTGCGTCTGTTCGAGTACGGTGGATTTCCACCGGAGTCTAATTATCTGTTCCTGGGAGATTATGTTGACCGTGGTAAGCAGTCGTTGGAGACAATATGCCTGCTCTTGGCATACAAGATAAAGTATCcggaaaattttttcatcttaAGAGGCAATCATGAGTGTGCTTCAATTAACAGAATCTATGGGTTTTACGACGAGTGTAAAAGAAGGTATAATATCAAACTTTGGAAGACGTTTACCGATTGCTTCAATTGTTTACCGATTGCGGCGATAATCGACgagaaaattttctgtaTGCATGGTGGGTTATCACCAGATTTAAATAGTATGGAACAGATTAGAAGAGTTATGAGACCAACTGATATACCAGATGTAGGTTTATTATGTGATCTGTTATGGTCCGATCCGGATAAAGATATTGTTGGTTGGAGTGAAAATGATAGAGGTGTTTCTTTCACATTTGGGCCTGATGTTGTTAATAGGTTTCTACAGAAACAGGATATGGAATTGATCTGCAGAGCTCACCaagttgttgaagatggtTATGAATTTTTTAGCAAAAGGCAATTAGTCACACTTTTCAGTGCCCCAAATTATTGTGgtgaatttgataatgCCGGAGCTATGATGAGCGTCGACGAAAGTTTATTATGCTCTTTCCAGATTTTAAAACCTGCCCAGAAGAGTCTACCAAGACAACAGGGctcaagaaagaaaaaataa
- the EMP24 gene encoding Emp24p (similar to Saccharomyces cerevisiae EMP24 (YGL200C); ancestral locus Anc_8.160): MRGSNSILQVAVTLCLALTVMAHNVLLPAQGIRCFFEPLKKGDELSITYQFGDRDAQSSEQLRGDFMIYAPGRQEVVRILRDSSHGEIEFTATTNGKYEYCFSNENSNINTKDVTFNIHGVVWVDLDDPNSNTLDSAVRKLSNLIQEVEDEQSYIVIRERTHRNTAESTNDRVKWWSMFQLGVVVLNSLFQIYYLKRFFEVTSFV, translated from the coding sequence ATGCGGGGTAGCAATTCAATTCTACAAGTGGCTGTTACACTATGTCTTGCATTGACTGTGATGGCTCACAATGTCCTATTACCTGCTCAAGGGATCagatgtttttttgaaccatTGAAGAAAGGTGATGAACTTTCGATCACTTATCAATTTGGTGACAGAGACGCACAATCCAGTGAGCAATTAAGAGGTGACTTTATGATTTATGCTCCAGGCAGACAAGAAGTCGTCAGAATTCTGAGAGATTCTTCTCACGGGGAAATCGAGTTTACCGCAACCACAAATGGTAAATATGAATACTGTTTTTCCAATGAAAATTCCAATATAAATACAAAGGATGTCACATTCAATATTCATGGTGTCGTCTGGGTTGATCTGGATGATCCAAACTCAAACACCTTAGATAGTGCAGTAAGAAAGCTATCGAATTTAATccaagaagttgaagatgaaCAAAGTTACATCGTTATTAGAGAGAGAACTCATAGAAATACAGCCGAATCCACTAATGATCGTGTTAAATGGTGGTCAATGTTCCAACTTGGTGTTGTCGTTTTGAACTCATTATTCCAAATTTATTACTTAAAGCGGTTTTTCGAAGTAACatcttttgtttga
- the YIP4 gene encoding Yip4p (similar to Saccharomyces cerevisiae YIP4 (YGL198W); ancestral locus Anc_8.158), which yields MSDDMIEPDVVESRVGGGFGGSSSAGVDAGYTSNRGTLDESVYETFKRDVLDINTRLKQVVYPHFGCPQRCTAADTGRADVGDQRADVGDQREIHCDLWAPLTFILVYAASLSRSNTNALFSTVFVSLWFVLLVMAVHLRLTKIRDGNSLLSYISISGYCLFPLVVNNLVSQVILPLLFHNLESHLLYRIYTALRLVILGGSLLWSISAVSFVTKSTTFIQVYPLALCLFGVGWLSILS from the coding sequence ATGTCAGACGATATGATTGAACCGGATGTGGTGGAGTCGCGAGTTGGGGGCGGTTTTGGCGGCAGTAGCAGTGCCGGTGTCGATGCGGGCTACACATCAAATAGGGGTACTCTGGACGAGTCGGTGTATGAGACCTTCAAGAGAGACGTTCTCGATATCAATACCCGGTTGAAACAAGTCGTGTACCCTCATTTTGGGTGTCCACAGCGCTGCACTGCGGCGGACACGGGACGGGCAGATGTCGGGGACCAACGGGCAGATGTCGGGGACCAACGCGAGATTCATTGCGACCTGTGGGCACCGCTGACGTTCATACTTGTTTACGCGGCAAGCTTGTCTCGTTCCAACACGAATGCGTTGTTCTCAACGGTTTTTGTGTCCCTGTGGTTCGTGCTGTTGGTAATGGCTGTGCATTTGAGGCTTACAAAGATACGTGACGGAAATTCGCTTCTGTCTTATATATCCATTTCGGGGTACTGTTTGTTTCCATTGGTAGTGAATAATCTTGTATCTCAGGTTATACTGCCGTTGTTGTTCCATAACTTGGAAAGCCATCTGCTTTATCGCATTTATACGGCTTTGCGGCTGGTCATTCTCGGCGGCTCTCTGCTGTGGTCGATTTCTGCGGTTAGCTTCGTCACCAAGAGCACCACGTTTATTCAGGTGTATCCCTTGGCACTGTGTCTGTTCGGCGTTGGCTGGCTGTCAATCCTTTCATAG